A genomic stretch from Actinomadura rubteroloni includes:
- a CDS encoding sigma-70 family RNA polymerase sigma factor has product MNDLGFEAHRPRLRAVAYRVLGSLTEADDAVQETWLRFRRADVAAVENLGAWLTTVVTRVCLDVLRTRERRGEEPYDPRIPDPIVDPASGLDPEHEAVLTDAVGLALMVVLETLTPPERVAFVLHDMFAVPFEDIAVMIERTPAATRQLASRARRRVRDQAPAPDRSIAVQRAVVDGFFAAARAGDLDALVAVLDPGVVLRSDGGAGRTGLTVTVRGAREVAGQAVMFGGFSPYARPALINGAAGVTVVRDGRPLSIMAFTVAGGRIVAIDVLADPARLG; this is encoded by the coding sequence GTGAACGACCTGGGCTTCGAGGCGCACCGGCCGCGGCTGCGCGCGGTCGCCTACCGCGTGCTGGGCTCGCTGACCGAGGCCGACGACGCGGTCCAGGAGACGTGGCTGCGGTTCCGGCGCGCGGACGTCGCGGCTGTGGAGAACCTCGGCGCCTGGCTGACGACCGTCGTCACGCGCGTGTGCCTGGACGTCCTGCGCACGCGGGAACGGCGCGGCGAGGAGCCCTACGACCCGCGGATCCCGGACCCGATCGTGGACCCCGCGTCCGGGCTCGACCCCGAACACGAGGCCGTGCTGACGGACGCGGTCGGCCTCGCGCTGATGGTCGTGCTCGAAACCCTGACGCCGCCCGAGCGCGTCGCGTTCGTGCTGCACGACATGTTCGCGGTGCCGTTCGAGGACATCGCCGTCATGATCGAGCGGACACCGGCCGCGACACGGCAGCTCGCGAGCCGGGCGCGGCGCCGCGTGCGCGACCAGGCGCCCGCGCCGGACCGTTCCATCGCCGTCCAGCGCGCGGTCGTGGACGGGTTCTTCGCCGCCGCCCGCGCCGGGGACCTCGACGCGCTCGTCGCCGTGCTGGACCCCGGCGTCGTCCTGCGGTCCGACGGCGGCGCGGGCCGCACCGGGCTCACGGTGACGGTCCGGGGCGCCCGCGAGGTGGCCGGCCAGGCCGTCATGTTCGGGGGGTTCAGCCCGTACGCGCGTCCGGCGCTGATCAACGGCGCGGCGGGCGTGACGGTCGTCCGCGACGGCCGCCCGCTCTCGATCATGGCGTTCACGGTCGCCGGCGGCCGGATCGTCGCGATCGACGTCCTCGCCGACCCGGCCCGCCTCGGCTAG
- a CDS encoding SDR family oxidoreductase, whose translation MTAPILVTGGTGTLGRRVVPLLRAAGRDVRVLSRRDRAPEPGMTYVTGDLRADEGVERAVDGVRTILHLAGGPKGDDEAARHLVRAAARADVEHIVHISVIGADAVPLGFLRAKLAAEQAIAGSGVPFTVLRAAQFHEFVLGMVEKLAALPVVPVPGMRVQPVDARDVADRLVALALAEPAGRVPDLAGPREYELKDVVRTYLAARRKRRPLVGIRMPGKAGRAYRAGANLTLDGTRGTRTWEDFLAERTSAGEGVQPREFVRRQGE comes from the coding sequence ATGACGGCACCCATCCTGGTCACCGGCGGCACCGGAACGCTCGGCCGGCGCGTCGTCCCGCTGCTGCGGGCGGCCGGACGCGACGTGCGCGTGCTCAGCCGCCGCGACCGCGCTCCCGAGCCGGGCATGACGTACGTCACCGGCGATCTGCGCGCGGACGAGGGCGTCGAGCGGGCGGTGGACGGCGTCCGGACGATCCTGCACCTGGCGGGCGGGCCGAAGGGCGACGACGAGGCCGCGCGTCATCTCGTCCGCGCCGCCGCCCGCGCCGACGTGGAGCACATCGTGCACATCTCGGTCATCGGCGCGGACGCCGTCCCGCTCGGCTTCCTGCGCGCGAAGCTGGCCGCCGAGCAGGCGATCGCCGGCTCGGGCGTGCCGTTCACGGTGCTGCGCGCCGCGCAGTTCCACGAGTTCGTCCTCGGCATGGTGGAGAAGCTGGCCGCGCTGCCGGTCGTGCCGGTGCCGGGGATGCGCGTCCAGCCCGTCGACGCCCGGGACGTCGCGGACCGGCTGGTCGCCCTGGCGCTCGCGGAGCCGGCCGGGCGCGTGCCGGACCTCGCCGGTCCGCGCGAATACGAGCTGAAGGACGTCGTCCGGACGTACCTGGCGGCGCGGCGCAAGCGGCGCCCGCTGGTGGGGATTCGCATGCCCGGCAAGGCGGGTCGCGCGTACCGCGCGGGCGCGAACCTGACGCTGGACGGCACGCGCGGAACCCGCACCTGGGAGGACTTCCTGGCCGAGCGGACGTCAGCCGGCGAGGGCGTCCAGCCGCGCGAGTTCGTCCGGCGGCAGGGCGAGTGA
- a CDS encoding aldo/keto reductase family oxidoreductase, whose amino-acid sequence MTTALPGGTFALADDLTVTRMGYGAMQLAGPHVFGPPADRDAAVAVLREAVALGVTHIDTADYYGPHVTNEIIKEALHPYPDDLCIVTKVGALRDEAGNWPQALAPEQLVQAVHDNLDRLGLDALDVVNLRVGGVDKPAPESIAEPFSVLASLREQGLIRHLGVSNVLPEQVAEAQTIAPVVCVQNFYNLVHRKDDALIDALAAQGIAYVPFFPLGGFSPLQSDELTAVARRLDATPMAVALAWLLHRAPNILLIPGTSSVAHLRENVGGASLALPPDELARLDALAG is encoded by the coding sequence ATGACCACCGCACTTCCCGGCGGGACGTTCGCGCTCGCCGATGACCTGACGGTCACCCGAATGGGGTACGGCGCGATGCAACTGGCCGGGCCGCACGTCTTCGGCCCGCCCGCCGACCGGGACGCCGCCGTCGCGGTGCTGCGCGAGGCCGTCGCCCTGGGCGTCACGCACATCGACACGGCCGACTACTACGGGCCGCACGTCACCAACGAGATCATCAAGGAGGCGCTGCATCCGTACCCGGACGATCTCTGCATCGTCACGAAGGTCGGGGCGCTGCGGGACGAAGCGGGCAACTGGCCGCAGGCGCTGGCGCCCGAACAGCTCGTCCAGGCCGTCCACGACAACCTGGACCGCCTCGGGCTGGACGCGCTCGACGTCGTCAACCTGCGCGTCGGGGGTGTGGACAAGCCCGCGCCCGAGTCGATCGCCGAGCCGTTCTCCGTGCTCGCGTCGCTGCGGGAGCAGGGGCTGATCCGGCATCTCGGGGTGAGCAACGTCCTCCCGGAGCAGGTCGCCGAGGCGCAGACGATCGCGCCGGTCGTCTGCGTGCAGAACTTCTACAACCTCGTGCACCGGAAGGACGACGCCCTCATCGACGCCCTGGCCGCCCAGGGCATCGCCTATGTGCCGTTCTTTCCGCTCGGTGGCTTCTCGCCGCTCCAGTCGGACGAGCTGACCGCGGTCGCCCGCCGGCTGGACGCGACGCCGATGGCGGTGGCGCTGGCCTGGCTGCTCCACCGCGCACCGAACATCCTGCTCATTCCGGGCACCTCGTCCGTCGCTCATCTGCGCGAGAACGTCGGCGGCGCGTCACTCGCCCTGCCGCCGGACGAACTCGCGCGGCTGGACGCCCTCGCCGGCTGA
- a CDS encoding ArsR/SmtB family transcription factor, with the protein MPPDAEATAERVFAALADPTRRAILAELAAAGPATATDLAVRLPITRQAVAKHLGLLAEAGLVTAEPGERRRVRYRLCSAPMRVAQQFLAALARDWDGPLGALKIHLDGEP; encoded by the coding sequence ATGCCGCCTGACGCCGAGGCGACCGCCGAGCGGGTCTTCGCGGCCCTGGCCGACCCGACCCGGCGCGCGATCCTCGCCGAACTCGCCGCCGCCGGCCCGGCCACGGCCACCGACCTCGCGGTCCGGCTGCCGATCACCCGGCAGGCCGTCGCCAAGCACCTGGGGCTGCTGGCCGAGGCGGGGCTGGTGACGGCCGAACCGGGGGAGCGGCGCCGCGTCCGCTACCGGCTGTGCTCGGCGCCGATGCGCGTCGCGCAGCAGTTCCTCGCCGCGCTGGCCCGCGACTGGGACGGCCCGCTCGGCGCGCTCAAGATCCACCTCGACGGCGAGCCCTGA
- a CDS encoding SRPBCC domain-containing protein: MSFPDRIERTLDLAQPPAAVWTALTTAEGLGTWFGDEATIDLRPGGAARLRWDAGHTASLRIERVEEPKVFGYTWGIYGLPEDDPRRTYVEFTLEPSGEGTRLTVVETGFAQLPDDAHGKVYEGNVRGWKSELGELADYLNAA, translated from the coding sequence ATGAGCTTTCCCGACCGCATCGAGCGCACGCTCGACCTCGCCCAGCCGCCCGCCGCGGTGTGGACCGCGCTGACCACCGCCGAGGGCCTCGGGACGTGGTTCGGCGACGAGGCGACGATCGACCTGCGTCCCGGCGGCGCGGCGCGGCTGCGCTGGGACGCCGGCCACACCGCGTCCCTGCGCATCGAGCGCGTCGAGGAACCGAAGGTGTTCGGCTACACCTGGGGCATCTACGGCCTGCCCGAGGACGACCCGCGCCGCACCTACGTCGAGTTCACGCTCGAACCGTCCGGCGAGGGCACGCGGCTGACGGTCGTGGAGACCGGCTTCGCGCAGCTCCCCGACGACGCCCACGGCAAGGTCTACGAGGGCAACGTCCGGGGCTGGAAGAGCGAACTCGGCGAGCTGGCCGACTACCTGAATGCCGCCTGA
- a CDS encoding quinone oxidoreductase family protein: protein MQAAIVHAFGSPPGFGTVPEPAAGGEHEVLVDVLAAGLHPRVRSGADGSHYTSDGVLPLVPGVDAVGRAPGGELLYFVALDGGPGTMAERAVADRRRAVVLPPDADPVAVAAAMNPAMSSWIALRRRVGFRPGGSVLVLGATGGAGRLAVQIARRLGAARVVGAGRDERRLAPLHALGADATVQLDDTERLAATAADVDVVLDYVWGPPTEQAMPALLRARKDRSKPLSWIQIGSVAGAEIALPSALLRAANLTLLGSGQGSVTTEGIVAELPSLADAIPSLAMEALPMPLDQVEQAWSAPVEAGRRIVLVP from the coding sequence ATGCAGGCAGCGATCGTCCACGCGTTCGGCAGTCCACCCGGCTTCGGCACGGTGCCGGAGCCCGCCGCCGGCGGCGAGCACGAAGTCCTGGTGGACGTCCTGGCCGCCGGGCTGCACCCGCGCGTGCGGTCGGGCGCGGACGGCAGCCACTACACGTCCGACGGCGTCCTGCCGCTGGTCCCGGGCGTGGACGCGGTCGGCCGCGCCCCCGGCGGCGAGCTGCTCTACTTCGTCGCGCTGGACGGCGGCCCCGGAACGATGGCGGAGCGGGCCGTGGCGGACCGGCGGCGCGCCGTCGTCCTGCCGCCGGACGCCGATCCGGTCGCCGTGGCCGCAGCGATGAACCCCGCGATGTCCTCCTGGATCGCGCTGCGCCGCCGCGTCGGATTCCGGCCGGGCGGGTCGGTGCTGGTGCTCGGCGCGACGGGCGGCGCGGGCCGCCTCGCCGTCCAGATCGCCCGGCGGCTCGGCGCGGCGCGCGTCGTCGGCGCGGGCCGGGACGAGCGCCGCCTGGCCCCGCTGCACGCCCTCGGCGCCGACGCGACCGTCCAGCTGGACGACACCGAACGCCTCGCGGCGACGGCCGCCGACGTGGACGTCGTGCTCGACTACGTCTGGGGCCCGCCGACCGAGCAGGCCATGCCCGCGCTGCTGCGCGCCCGGAAGGACCGTTCCAAACCGCTGTCCTGGATCCAGATCGGCTCGGTGGCGGGCGCGGAGATCGCACTGCCGTCCGCGCTGCTGCGCGCCGCGAACCTGACCCTGCTCGGCAGCGGCCAGGGCTCGGTGACGACGGAGGGCATCGTCGCGGAGCTGCCGTCCCTCGCCGACGCGATCCCGTCATTGGCGATGGAAGCGCTCCCGATGCCGCTCGACCAGGTCGAACAGGCGTGGAGCGCGCCGGTCGAGGCGGGGCGGCGGATCGTCCTGGTGCCTTGA
- a CDS encoding MarR family winged helix-turn-helix transcriptional regulator, with amino-acid sequence MTADDGPLTTTDALVQLSFRIQRVLAATAAEHDLSVIQLRLLGILRDRTPGMVELGRFLGLDKSSMTGLVSRAEKRGLVERSPSPDDGRAVRVALTPPGRELTAHCTAEVDRRIAALTDHLTPAQRTRLTTLATTLVHAPTD; translated from the coding sequence ATGACCGCCGACGACGGCCCGCTGACCACGACGGACGCCCTGGTGCAGCTCTCCTTCCGGATCCAGCGCGTCCTGGCCGCGACCGCCGCCGAGCACGACCTGTCGGTGATCCAGCTCCGGCTGCTCGGCATCCTGCGCGACCGGACGCCCGGAATGGTGGAACTCGGCCGGTTCCTCGGGCTCGACAAGTCCTCGATGACCGGCCTGGTGAGCCGCGCCGAGAAGCGGGGCCTGGTGGAACGGTCACCGTCCCCGGACGACGGCCGAGCCGTCCGCGTCGCGCTGACCCCGCCCGGCCGCGAACTGACCGCGCACTGCACCGCCGAGGTGGACCGCCGGATCGCCGCACTCACCGACCACCTCACGCCAGCACAACGCACCCGGCTCACCACACTCGCAACGACGCTCGTCCACGCCCCCACCGACTGA
- a CDS encoding MFS transporter, which yields MSNSALATPRGRLLLALLCLVAFLDFVDASIVNVALPEMREDLGFSVPALQWVPSGYLLTYGGLMLLGGRAADLLGRRPVLLLGTALFALASLAGGLAPTAGVLVAARLGQGVGAALMLPAALSILTTTFRDGTDRARALGAWGGMAGLGSAAGVLFGGLLTEGPGWRWVMFVNLPAAAVVLFGTVRLIESDGRRARLLTFDLPGALLSTAGMLLLVFTLVKAPDVGWSSVRTVAGLAGALLVLAAFVLVEGRGAHALLPLSLLRIRGLVAANVTQLIGLAGFLAVFFFLTLYMQNILGYSPIRTGLAYLPVTVGVGVAAGATPRLVTRIGTRPVIVAGALLAAVGVGLLSRVPVDGSYVTDLLPGLVVMSVGLGMVFVAVTTAANAGVPADRAGAAAALLNASQQLGGALGLAVFTAIAVSRTNDLMAAHASAPVALTSGFHRALLCAAGVLVAAAVIALRTANTRHEPTQTVPEEQPTHA from the coding sequence ATGTCGAACTCCGCCCTGGCGACGCCGCGCGGACGACTCCTGCTCGCTCTCCTCTGCCTCGTCGCGTTCCTGGACTTCGTGGACGCGTCCATCGTCAACGTCGCGCTCCCGGAGATGCGCGAGGACCTCGGGTTCTCCGTCCCCGCGCTCCAGTGGGTGCCGAGCGGCTACCTGCTCACCTACGGCGGGCTGATGCTGCTCGGCGGGCGCGCGGCCGACCTGCTCGGCCGTCGTCCGGTGCTGCTGCTCGGCACGGCGCTGTTCGCCCTCGCGTCCCTGGCCGGCGGGCTCGCACCGACGGCCGGCGTCCTCGTCGCGGCGCGGCTCGGACAGGGAGTCGGGGCCGCGCTGATGCTCCCGGCCGCCCTGTCGATCCTCACGACGACGTTCCGGGACGGCACCGACCGCGCCCGCGCCCTCGGCGCCTGGGGCGGCATGGCCGGCCTCGGCTCGGCCGCGGGCGTGCTGTTCGGCGGGCTGCTCACCGAAGGGCCCGGCTGGCGCTGGGTCATGTTCGTCAACCTGCCCGCGGCCGCCGTCGTCCTGTTCGGCACGGTCCGGCTGATCGAGTCCGACGGCCGCCGCGCCCGCCTGCTCACCTTCGACCTGCCGGGCGCGCTGCTGTCGACGGCCGGGATGCTTCTGCTCGTGTTCACGCTGGTCAAGGCGCCGGACGTCGGCTGGAGCAGCGTCCGGACGGTCGCGGGCCTCGCCGGCGCGCTGCTCGTGCTCGCCGCGTTCGTCCTGGTCGAGGGACGCGGCGCGCACGCGCTCCTGCCGCTGTCCCTGCTGCGGATCCGGGGGCTCGTCGCGGCGAACGTCACCCAGCTCATCGGCCTGGCCGGGTTCCTCGCGGTGTTCTTCTTCCTGACGCTCTACATGCAGAACATCCTCGGCTACTCGCCGATCCGGACGGGCCTCGCGTACCTGCCCGTCACGGTCGGCGTCGGCGTCGCGGCGGGGGCCACCCCGCGGCTGGTGACACGGATCGGCACCCGTCCGGTGATCGTCGCGGGCGCGCTGCTCGCAGCGGTCGGTGTGGGCCTGCTGTCCCGCGTCCCGGTGGACGGCTCGTACGTCACCGACCTGCTCCCCGGCCTCGTCGTGATGTCGGTCGGGCTCGGCATGGTGTTCGTCGCGGTGACGACGGCCGCGAACGCGGGCGTCCCGGCCGATCGGGCGGGCGCGGCGGCGGCGCTGCTCAACGCGTCGCAGCAACTCGGCGGGGCGCTCGGGCTGGCGGTCTTCACAGCGATCGCGGTGTCCCGGACGAACGACCTGATGGCGGCGCACGCGTCCGCGCCCGTGGCGCTGACCTCAGGCTTCCACCGCGCGCTGCTGTGCGCGGCCGGAGTGCTCGTCGCCGCCGCCGTGATCGCGCTGCGCACCGCCAACACCCGCCACGAGCCTACGCAGACCGTCCCGGAGGAACAGCCCACCCACGCGTGA
- a CDS encoding TetR/AcrR family transcriptional regulator: protein MTDSTSVRTRAAGKRQRLMAAAARVLHQQGVERTTIADIAQAADVPVGNVYYYFKTKDALVLAALTEHARGFTELTAELERLDDPIERLKVLVCTWIGQRDIAARFGCPAGTLAMELDKREEGGLDIEAGKLIRQALDWTERQFRALGRADAADLALTLISGYQGMSVMSNALRDPDVMTREGARLNRWLDSLKPRK, encoded by the coding sequence GTGACTGACTCAACTTCCGTCCGGACGCGGGCGGCCGGGAAGCGGCAGCGGCTGATGGCCGCGGCGGCCCGGGTGCTGCACCAGCAGGGCGTCGAGCGGACGACGATCGCGGACATCGCGCAGGCCGCCGACGTCCCGGTCGGGAACGTCTACTACTACTTCAAGACCAAGGACGCCCTCGTCCTCGCTGCCCTCACCGAGCACGCGCGCGGCTTCACCGAGCTGACGGCCGAACTCGAACGCCTGGACGACCCGATCGAACGCCTCAAGGTGCTCGTCTGCACCTGGATCGGCCAGCGGGACATCGCGGCCCGCTTCGGCTGCCCCGCCGGGACGCTCGCGATGGAACTCGACAAGCGCGAGGAGGGCGGGCTCGACATCGAGGCGGGCAAGCTCATCCGCCAGGCGCTGGACTGGACGGAGCGGCAGTTCCGCGCGCTCGGCCGCGCCGACGCCGCCGACCTGGCGCTCACCCTCATCAGCGGCTACCAGGGCATGTCGGTGATGTCCAACGCGCTGCGCGACCCGGACGTCATGACGCGCGAGGGCGCCCGGCTCAACCGCTGGCTCGACTCCCTCAAGCCCAGGAAATAG
- a CDS encoding DUF3618 domain-containing protein yields the protein MAKQQDEKPTTDADGPAGLRAQIDRKRADLGDTVEALAAKADVKARAKDTADEVRDKADEVKEKAGTAVRRAQEHARATTRQVVAATREDPGTRRRVLIPASAALLAAGALAGRALRRRRARRNATPWQRASGQFRDLSTTLAGSDAAEQAKDIATRAAGRSQEVAARAADRGRDVATRTAASPATRPRVQGALAAAATLLIASRVRKRR from the coding sequence ATGGCGAAGCAGCAGGACGAGAAACCTACGACGGACGCGGACGGCCCGGCGGGCCTGCGCGCCCAGATCGACCGCAAGCGCGCCGATCTCGGCGACACGGTCGAGGCGCTGGCCGCGAAGGCGGACGTCAAGGCCCGCGCGAAGGACACGGCGGACGAGGTCCGCGACAAGGCCGACGAGGTCAAGGAGAAGGCGGGGACGGCCGTGCGCCGCGCCCAGGAGCACGCCCGCGCCACGACCCGCCAGGTCGTCGCCGCGACCCGCGAGGACCCGGGCACGCGCCGCCGCGTCCTGATCCCGGCGAGCGCCGCGCTCCTGGCCGCCGGCGCGCTGGCCGGCCGGGCACTGCGCCGCCGCCGCGCCCGCAGGAACGCGACGCCGTGGCAGCGCGCGTCCGGCCAGTTCCGCGACCTGAGCACCACGCTGGCGGGCAGCGACGCCGCCGAACAGGCCAAGGACATCGCGACCCGCGCCGCCGGCCGGAGCCAGGAGGTCGCGGCCCGCGCCGCCGATCGAGGCCGGGACGTCGCGACGCGAACGGCCGCCTCCCCGGCCACCCGCCCGCGCGTCCAGGGCGCCCTGGCGGCCGCCGCCACGCTGCTGATCGCGTCCCGCGTCCGCAAGCGCCGCTGA
- a CDS encoding SDR family NAD(P)-dependent oxidoreductase, giving the protein MNDTTFAGRSALVIGGSRGIGAAIALRLAAGGADVALTYRETENDAEKIASTITETGRRCLPLRADSASPDALIAAVDRTAAEFGRLDILVNNAAAYLVGSLDDLGREEIDHVLAVNVRAPYLASRAAARHMTSGGRIITIGSNIAERAPFPGLTLYALSKTALIGLTKGLARDLGPRGITANLVHPGPTDTDTNPANGPAAPTISGLTALGRYATPAEIAAVVAHLAAPDTTYVTGATLSADGGFAA; this is encoded by the coding sequence ATGAACGACACGACATTCGCAGGACGGTCCGCGCTGGTCATCGGCGGTTCCCGCGGCATCGGCGCCGCCATCGCGCTGCGCCTGGCCGCCGGCGGCGCGGACGTGGCCCTGACCTACCGGGAGACCGAGAACGACGCCGAGAAGATCGCGTCGACCATCACCGAGACGGGCCGCCGGTGCCTGCCGCTGCGCGCCGACAGCGCCTCCCCGGACGCCCTCATCGCCGCCGTGGACCGCACCGCCGCCGAATTCGGCCGGCTGGACATCCTGGTCAACAACGCGGCCGCCTACCTGGTCGGCTCCCTGGACGACCTGGGCCGCGAGGAGATCGACCACGTGCTCGCGGTGAACGTCCGCGCGCCCTACCTGGCGTCGCGCGCCGCGGCCCGCCACATGACGTCCGGCGGCCGGATCATCACCATCGGCAGCAACATCGCCGAACGAGCCCCCTTCCCCGGCCTCACCCTCTACGCCCTGAGCAAGACGGCCCTCATCGGCCTCACGAAGGGCCTGGCCCGCGACCTGGGTCCGCGCGGGATCACGGCGAACCTCGTCCACCCCGGCCCGACCGACACCGACACCAACCCGGCGAACGGCCCCGCCGCCCCCACGATCAGCGGCCTCACAGCCCTCGGCCGCTACGCGACCCCCGCCGAGATCGCCGCCGTGGTGGCCCACCTGGCAGCCCCCGACACGACCTACGTGACCGGCGCGACCCTCTCCGCCGACGGCGGCTTCGCCGCCTGA